From the genome of Fusarium fujikuroi IMI 58289 draft genome, chromosome FFUJ_chr06:
GTCTCGTCTTGTCATGAAATTTAGCGCTTCTTTGggacaaaaagacttggctttcccttcttgcgagaagaaggcgggTGAGGTGGGCGTCGTTGCTGTGGACACTATAAGCAAAGCGACTCATCGAGCACATGGTTTTAAACATACCTGGTTGTTGCTATATTGGGGTCCCGGATTTGAAGGTCCTGTCGGAATTCTTGGCCCTGTTGGGGCTTGGGGTCTGCTTGATAACGAGGGACCGGTCGGCGCTGCTGCAGGCGGCCTCTCAGGTGGCGCCAGACCCATTACTGACATTGCCGAAGGGTCGGTGGGAGCCTTGGGCGGCCGGTGCGACTTATTCCCAAACTTGCCCATGAGTCCACCGCCCCGAGCATTGTCACTTGCTGTCTGTTTGATTGTTAGCTCACAAAACCTTATTCTCGGCAtttgttttgtttgtggGCATACCCTTTTAGGAGCTGGCTGATTTGAATCTGGTCCGTCATGAGGTCGCTTTCGTGGTTCTCCTGGAGGCTTGCTTGACGAGGTATGAATGACAGGGGGCCCAGCAGAGCGTGGCAGAACTCCAGCCGATTCACCTCCTGCAATGCCAGGTATGTGAGTTGTGGGAGCTGTTGGCCGCTGAGCTCCCTCAACctttggtgagtttggaCGAGATGAGGACAGTGACGACGTTCCCAAAGAAGCATCTCGCATTGGAACATCACGGTCTCGAGCTTGGGGTGGTGGGGGAAGGTAGGCGCCCGGCTTTGCCTTTTCGAGGGGCTTCCTAAACATAGACAACACGTCGCCATTAGTGTAGCGATCTCTGGCTTGGGCATCCTCAATAAGTTTTCGCCAGAATTCGCCCTGAACAAGCGCTCTGGAGTCGCCAAGAATCCACAGCGATGATTTAGCACGAGTCAGACCGACGTTCATACGTCGAATATCAGTCATGAAACCGATACCGCCAGTAGAACTGGCACGAACacaagagaagatgatgatctcacATTCGCGACCCTGGAAAGCATCGGTGGTGTTGAACTCGATTATGCTTGTGATGTTCTCGCCATATCGCGAACGGAAGCGGTTTCTTAACTCATAAAGTTGAGCTTTGTAAGGAGTGATGATACCGATCTTGCCAGTCAAGTCGCATTCACGGTACTCGTTACTAAAGCGATCATACATCTGCATAGCAACATCCAACTCCTTGGTGTTAACCAGCGACTGACCCTTGTGGCCCCTCTCCTGGACACCCTGGACATCGAAGAATCGATAGGGACCAAGTAGTGCGCTCTTGTGCCACGGCTGTTGCCTGAGCTCATGCATATTCTGTCCGTCGGCGAGTTGTCCTTCGTAGAACTCGCGGCTGGGGAACAAGCTGATCTCAGGATGCATACGGTATTGCATGTCCAGCAAATGCACCGATTGTGGGTGGTTTTGCTGCATTCGGACGAACAGACTTTGATCGTAGCCGAACTTCGCCGCTGACTGTGACAGAACTGTAGGGGGAAGCTGTTTGGGATCCCCAACGAGGATGCATTTGTAGCAGCCGTATTTCAGTGGAATCAAGGCACTTAACTCAACGCACTGAGCAGCTTCGTCAATGATGACTGTCTCGAACTCTACATCCTCCAGGTTTCGAAACATCTCGTGACCACTGCCACTCAGAGTAGCGCATAGGACCTGAGCGCTATTGAGGATCTCTTGCTGGACTTGGCGGCGCCGCATTTCCATCTCTCGAGCTACGGAATTGCCGCTACTCTTGTCGGCATCGATTTGTTTTCCATAGGACATTTGGCGTCGCTTCAGTTCGTCGAATTCACGAGATAGCTTGTTGTAGAGGGTTCGATCGTCCATGAGCTTTGCTGCTTCCAGCTGGGGACGCAGTTTTCCCAGCTCTTCCTTTACCTTCCCGGCATTCTCGTGAAGTTGGTCACGGtcggctttggctttgtccTTGGTCTGATCACCCTCCATGCGggccttgacaagctcgtcTAGGGTGACGTCCCTTACAGCTGCATTAATGGCATCACTCCGACCGAGTCGTAGCACGTTGATATTCTTGGTTTTCCCCGAGATCGTTTTGACACCAGCCTTCAGACGTAGCACTAACTCGTCTACGGCAGCGTTACTGGGTGCACAAACAAGAAGCTTTTTTGAACGGCTTTGTTTGGGTGCCCCTGGTGCACCGTTCGGTCGCAGAGGTACGCCCATGGGAATGCCTTGATTGCCTGGTTGACTCAGTTGCTCAGAGAGCAGAGTTCCAACCATGGCCACGATGGTTTTTGTTTTTCCTGTACCGGGAGGGCTGCTTATATTAGCTTCGTCATGACCAAGACCGAGAGACTTACCCCTGAATAAGCGTGAAACCATCATTGTCGTGAGCGCCTAGAACAGCCATAGCCTGTCCTCGGTTAAGAGCATAATTGTTCATACAGTTGCTTATCTTCTCATCTCCATATTGCAGAATAGGAGACGGTTCCGCATTCAGGATTTCGTCCATCAGATCATAATACGGCAGACTCTCCAGTGCAGCGAATTCTCGCTCGATTGTTGTCATGTTGGTGATCTTCACTCCGAAGACGCTAACATTGGGGGTCAACACCTGTGTCATGGGATTGTTTCGGGAAGCCACACGATATGTGATCTCGATCAGCTCCTTTTTGTAGGTGATGCGGTGAACCCTAGCCAAACAATGTCGAGCTGTCTGATCGATCAAGGGTTGTTCCGATTCCGAGACGAGAAGAATGTCGCCTTCAGAAACACCGCGCTCTCTGCTTTGGACTACTGGCATCGTGAAGGTCGCCTCCAGGTAGCTGTCGACGCTCGCACGGCTTGCAATCTTCATACCGAATGGCTGAGACGTGAGCTCCTCCTTGGCTGTGACAAAAGAGCGCCAAGCTTCTGAGGCAAGCAAGGGGAAAAAGGTATCCTGGTACGTTCTGGGCTCAGAATACTTGGTGGCAACTTCTGAAGCTGCTGGACCATTGGGAGGATCGTTACCACCATGGAAAATGTCCCAGGCTAGCACTGTGTTGTGTAACCTGTCCATGGGAGGGATGACTCTGGCTCTCCTGTCCTTGACTGAGCGCTGCTGTCTAACCTTCTTCACTGGTCTACGCATTTTGTCTTGCAAAGCCTTTGCCATGCGCCGCTTGTTAGCTTCTTCCAAAGCTGTCTGGCCTCCCGTGCTAAGGGCAGCTAGTTCGTTATCGGCATCTGAtacatcttcctcctcatcagatTCTTCTTCGGAACTGTTTACCATTATCTCACTTCGACCGTGATCCTTGCCGATGAGGCCGAGACTAAGCAAGCCGGAACCCTCACCAGGGACAGTTTCTCCCCTAAGAGCTTTGGCGTTCGCTATAACCGCAGCATCACGCTTCTCTTTTTCAAGTTTGGCCTTTTGTCTGGCTTCCTTGAGCGCCGCGATGTCCTTCCTATCAGGGACAATCTGGGTTCTAGGCTTAATCATAGCTTGTGCCTTTGTTTTGGCCTTTGCCTGATCCTTAACTTTCTTGGCCTCCAGCTGCCTAAGGATGGGGCTGTCTATAGATCTGCTGAGATCGAGCACGTCATCGCGAttagatcttgatgatgctgccGTGGTTGTACTGCTGGATGATGTGCCAGACTTAGACCAAGCGTCAAGTTTGCTTTGTTTCTTGATCCCATCTTTGGGTCTCTGTGCTAATGGTGTCTGCGCAATACCGAGCTGGTAGATTTGAATTTCATCATCTGTTTGTCCAAgggcttgaagaagttctgcTCGCTGCTGGTCAGTCATGTTGGTTGACCTGACAAACTTGCCCGGGACATTTGTAGGTAGGCAAGCATCAGTGATAAGCTTGCGGGAGGCAGGGTTGATCTCATGGTTGTTTTCTCGAAGTCGAGTCAGAATCTTGCACAAGACTCTGACTGTGACATCAACGAGCCACTTGTCCTTCAGACGGATCATGTTCTCCATTCCACCAAAGTGTTGCTTTGCAGGGATAAGAATTTGCGACATAGTATCCTTTTCACTTTTGTTCAAAGCCTTGGAAATCGCTGATGTGATGAGACCATCCTCAGCGACGAGGGCTTCAGCGAGTTCCATAATTTCTCGGCAGAATTCTGTCATAACGGCGTTCTGAATATATCGAGACCATCCCTCAATATTTCTGCATGCGGTAGAGACAAAACGCCACTGTTCGCTCCACCAACGCAAGACCTTCGCAGCCGACATAGgctcaagggtcttgactCGCAAGACTCCGGACATTGGGTCAGTCAAACCACGGAGGATATCTCGACTCATATTTAGCATGGGCCTGATAGGGCCCCAGGGGTATGGAGGTTTCAAAACTCGCTCTAGGGCCCATACTATGGAGGAGAGGGTCTGCTCAGGGTGCAGCTGTGACATCTGCTCGAAGGCGCCGCTCTGGGAATACTCTCCGGTCCAACTCTTGAGCAGCTCGGCAGCTGCTTCAGCAAGTCCTGCTTCTCCATGGGTAGAGAGTGTAATAGTACCTTGGAAAGCCAGGCGGTCGTCAAAGAAGGTATTCAGGTCTGTGGCAGCGTCTATTTCGGACATTCGGCCGAGAAGATTCCCAAGGATATCCACTGTTGCAGCAAGAGACTTGTTGAAGTTCTTGCTCGAATCACTCAGTTTATCGTCGCTCTTCAAGGCCCTGATCTGTTCCACACCAATTAAGGGCTCTAACGACAAGACGATATCTCTCGCAAGATCGACCTGCTCGGTTGACAAATCGAACATCTCAATAATGCCTTGCCAGAAAGCCTTCGAGTCTCTAGTGACAGCGGATTGCAGCTGGCTGCCCTCTAGGCAAGCTATATACTCCTCCGCAAACACTTTCATATCGAGTTTCATGGCAGCTTGCATGGCCTTTTTAGCTGCATGGGCTACTTGGAAGGTGACCCAGCCTTCCCTTTCATCGCCAGGGGCACGCAAGTTCCGGAGAATGATGCCTTTGTACTTCATAACGAGGTTGAACGCACAACATGCGTAGAGATGAGTGGTTCCTGCACCAATCTTCGTCTCGGGGTCGACAAAGGTTGATATGGTAAGCTGCAAAGCATCAAATCCAGCTCGAATACACGCCGCACGGCCCGGTTCCCCGATAGCCTCGTCTTTCGCAAGTGATTCGAAAAGAGTGTGCATTAAGATCTCGCAAGCGTTATATCTGCGATCGCGGCCGACTGACTGGAGCCATGGATCAATCCAAGACGTAGGAAAGGGGCCACGGGAAATGCTACCATCGTAGCCAGTCCAGCAGTCTTCTAGAgattgacgaagaagattctTGTATCCGGGACTCGCAAAGATTAAGTCAGCGATAACATTTGGCCGGGCATCGCCGATAACATCCCAAAAAGCCCTGGGTGCCTTCTTTAGAAAGTTTGTGAGGATTGTGAtggtcatcaccaagacacTCTCTGCAGGGCAATACTGGATATGACGGAACAGAAGGTCGTAGATGTGACTGATTGTGCCGCTCAGTTCAAGATTCCTTAACCGCTGCATAATGACGTCCGCAGTCAAGGTCCTTAGAATTTCATTGAATCCTTCCCAGAACTGCGCCATTTCAGGCCATGAATCCACAGCTGAAGCCTCTCTTTTAGAGATGTCCTCAATGGCCCTTGTCAGACCGCTGCTGACAGCCCAGTCAAACTGTTCCAATGTCATACTATTGCTGTCAAGGTTTCGATAGTTATCTGTGGCCCATTTCCGGCGATCCTGGTTTTTGAGGTcaaaaataaagtaagtcATTCCAGGCAAAGGCTCCTTGGTCCCAAGTTTGAGGCCACTTTTCCCTTGAAGTCGCTGGAAAACATATTGAAAGGTCATCCTTCGATCCGCGTGCTCCATATACGGCATGCAACATAGAGCCTCGTATATAGAGATATGGACCTCGGGTAGATGCTCACCGAGTTGGGATTTCTTGAAAGTAGAGCCTTCTGAAATGATCTTCTCAATAAACCCCTTGGCCCATCGCAGGCTTAAGTCGATTCGTTCAACATCTCTCTGCTCCAACATCGACCGAATATCGACTACAACTTCTTCATTCCATCGTTCTTGGAATTGCTGCAAGAGTTCTCTGCGTTGCATGTGCCAATTATAGACACAATCTGCGCAATGCTTCAAGCAACCGTTAAGCCTCTCGCTGAGCTGCTCTCCCCATTTCCCTTGGCTTGATTTATCGAAGCCGAAAATCAGGCAATTCCAGTATGTGACTTCGAGTCGCTCCTTTCCTGCCTTTACTCGActattcttttcttcttgcgtAATCGATGAGTCCGGGTCATCCACAAGTTTGTAGTTTTCATTATCCTCGTCGTTGATGCGTGGACACAGAAGATGACATTCCTCGTCGAAGCGTTGAATCTTCTCGTACCATTGGCTGAGTTGCTCATGAAGATCCATTGTAGGGTTCGCAGGTACGTTGGCGCATCTCTTTGGATCGTGGCTAAAACAAAGGGTTCGGGGGTACTGTGGGAGGTCGGGTTTTCATGAGGCTACGACAAATTACAGTCAAGTCTAGCGAGGATCACATTCGGCGAATAGAAtgatatcttcaagcttgTCGCAACGAGTTCAAGGTTGGTCGGTTGGTGGTAGTGGTGGTCGAAAATTCGATGTTGAGTTGAGGGATCGTTGCCGGGGCACTCTGGCTTCAAAATCAAACAACCCGTTCCGTAAGTGTCTGATCGTTTGCGGGACAACCCTAGGAGATAAAACAATTGTGCGAATGAAAGTCTGAGTCGCAGAGAATGTATGGAGTCCCTTGATATCCTGTCGGAGCCTGTATTACAGCAAGGCAATGAGCCTACGGAGCAAcatgaaagaagaagatcaggATAGGAAAATAGTTGTAACGCTAGGTCAGAAACTGGCCGGGCTTGACGCGCTTGGGTTGCCGCGTTTTCTGCAGGGGGTTTAATGAGAAATAGCGGGCCGCTCGTCGCTGGATGACTAGGCACCTAAGCCACTGATGTCTAATTTGGATGAAATGGTTGCTGAAGTGGCTTGTGATAGGACACAGGCAGGATAATGCATCGCATGTGTAAGAAACAGAGTGGCACGAAATGCTGAAGAGGTACAACTTATTTaaccaaaaaaaaaccaaTTATCTGACCACAGGCACTTAATCACTGTCCTCTTCCttcagctgcttcttcaatcCTGCTTTCCCTCCATACTGTCTCTTCCCCGTTCGCTCCATCAGCCCATCAAGAGGACATTTTGATTCATTCCATTCTTCGCTCCCCTCGCTTGTGTTTGCTCTACAGCGGATACAACTTCGTCCGTGTTGGACGAACAGCTTGTGCAATCCATACTTCAGATGATTGGGGATGCGCACCTCCAGATGACTAAATGTTTGATCTCGAGTGGCTTTGGGTGGTATCCATTTCAACCATCCACTGATGCGGTGAACATGGGTGTCGACTGCGAAGCTGGGTTGCTGGAGACAGAAGAGTATAACACAAGATGCTGTCTTGACGCCAATGCCAGGGAATTTAGTGAGTGTCTGCATAGCTTCATCGGGAGCCATGCCATGTATATGGTCTAGGGAAAGAATATCTTGGTCTGTCTTCAAGATTTCAAGATCTTTTTGACCTTGAGTCTTGTTGCCCGCTCCGGCAATACCAGATAAGTTCccccctttcttctcttgcatAAATGCCTCTCGACGTTTGGTGTTCTCTTCATGGACTAACTCCAGGATTGCCTTGATGTCTTTGCCCTTGACCTGAGCCAAGCCACCTGTCTTGATTGATTCAACGATGGTGGGCAAAGGAGCAACTCTGACCTTGTTCCAGTCAACGCTACCTTTCCCAATACCTTTGTCGACAGTACCGAATGTGGTCACGAGCCCCCTGAATGCCGCACTTGAGTTGCGGTTGGAAGTGTTCGCGCTCAAGCGGGTACGAATCAAGGCATCAAGAACAGACGGTACCTCTCCGCAACCCGAGACTTCCAAAGATGGCGCTGGTATCTTCTCGGGGGCTTTGGCTTCTCCATGTATTTTTGCCAGTCGACGATAGACCACTTCACATTCTTCTGCTGATGGGGCGTTCCACTCTGGAAAGGGCGTCAAGCCAGGAGTAAGTCCATACGGGTTATCCTTCGTCTTTTTGACCGTTTTCCGAACTGGTGCTTCTATTGCCATCTGgagatcctcatccttgacctCCTTCTTTACGGATGAAAGCTTGACTTGAGGTGTAGTTAttgtctcatcatcagattCGAAGTATGAAGattttgatgttgatgttgatttcCTTGGGCGAAGGGATCTTCGGGTTGCAGACTCCGTGGTTTGCGTCGAACCTTGCTTCGCAGCTTTCATCCCGGATTTGGCCACAGGTGAGACCTCTTCGACTTTGGCATTTTTCTCCAAGTCCTGCGTTTCTTTCAAATTTTCCGGGGGTGTAGGAATCGTTTCGATATCCTTCCGGGGAGCAGGAGCTGGTCCCAGATTGTGCGGCAGGTCATCCAAACACTCATCTTCCACTTGGTGCTTGGTCTTCCTCCCGGTCTTCATTTTCTTCGATGGCATCTGCTCTCTACTAACAACCTTACGTTTACGTAAAGTTCGAGCAATCATCTTGACTTGCGTAGAAGATGTGGAAGTGTGGAAGTGTGGAAGTGTGGAAGTGTGGAAGTGTGGAAGTGAGGAAAGATTGGAGATGATGTAGGTAGGCTCGGATAGGGGTGCAGGGTTGTACAAAACTTGACGGCAAATAGCAAATAACTTTTCATTCCATAAGAGCAGGCAATCTCTGGATGTTCTATATCAGCAGCGTACTCATTTTTGTTCTGGTCATGGTAAGTGTTTGATTAGTTTTGCGATTACTTATAGTTGATCGTATCAATGACCTCAACAGTCGACACAAGGATCGCTGGGGTCTATCTCCACACTGCAAATCGTTGCTCTGCCGGGATCCACTAACTAGGCACCCtagggaagaaagaaaactcaggaccttgaccctaagcgataaaaaTGCTTAGCTCAATCTAGCCGaagcttaggggactctttgccgagtttattttgacaccctataaGAGTGGCTTTGTTGTCTGACTATCCACAGCCCCCGTGCCTTGCTTACCCTGTGCCATCCGCTCTTGAAATAGCATCAAGGAGCATCAGAATACAATAAATACATTCATGAATCCAGCCATGTTTTTAGAGCTCGGTCTGAACGGCGGTGAACTCGTTCATTACATTCAAACGCCCTCCGCTGTCTTACAGCACCTTTGAAACACGAACCCGTTAGACTGTGGATCTATCATCAGAAGCTATTGAACATATATTAGAGCTACTAAGGCCAGCTAGCCTCATTTAATGACCAATGTAAATGTGGTATGCATGCTCTCAGATCGAGTAACATAGGTAGCCAGCATATCTCGTGCGGTTTATATGTGATGTACACTACCCAAAAAGTGAACACTAGGGGACTGGAACACCAATTGAAGAGCTTTGGCCAAGCAACAAGATCCATTGATTCTATAGGACGCTGGTGAGCTATGTCTCGGTGTAACATAATGGAAAGATAGAGCAGATAGCCCCCCTATACACACACAAGTGCAGGTAAAAGACAGCGCCTGCGAGATGCGATGATGCTAAAGGGAGCATATATACCAAGTTTTGTAACAGAGCTGCAGCATAAGCGTCACGAAAATACGATACAGGTCACAAGAATATAACTATCGTTTCAATATAAATCCTCAGCTGGCTGATAGTACTTATGTAAAGGTTTCAAGACGAATAGGAGCTTTGACGAGACAAACGACTCGTAGGTCATGTTGCACGGACCAAATATTCTCAGAAAAAGATATATGTTGCTCCAGATACCAAGGTACTCACCCAAGCTTGAGGACCTAACCTCTTCTGATACAATACAATGCTTCTCTCGCTTTCTCTCCTGCAACCAACCATCGCTTTTTCACTCTCTATTCGCTAGGCCAAGGCAACAACTGCCTCGTGTGCTCGAGGTATGCAACAATAATCTTTTCTTTCCTACATTGTGAGTCACAGTGAACTAACGCAGCGACGTAGACTTTTTTTTTGATCGCTAGGCTCAGGTTGATTCTCAACCATGCCTATCGAAAGAATCGACCTTGAGGCGCATCAAGAGACGGATGACGTTATATTCCTTTCTGAAGAATATCGTGGGACTTTTGGTCGCCGAAGGCGTCTCTCATCTTGCACAATTGGAGATGAGGATACCAGCAGTCACTCAAATACCCCAACCCGTCTTCTCGAACAAGATGAACTTGAGCTTAAGGCAATAAGACTACTGAATACGACTATACAAGCAGACTCCTTCCTTGAAGTACGCCCATTCTTTTCCGGAAAATATCTTGTCGAGTTTATTCTGGTCAAAATTCTGGTTCGATGTCGGTCTACAGATGTGATCAAAATCCGTGGCACGCCCTTCCTGAGAAACCGTTCAGCTTTAGCAAAGCTTCCAAAAAAGCCAAACGAAGTCTGCATGTTGATATGCCGGGATGATGACACGAACAACGAAGAAGTATCAGACATCAGTACATCACAAGTGGTTCAAATGCACACTCTGCTGATAACCAACACGAAATACCCCAATTTCAACCGGTCTGTCTTCAATCCACAATATCCCGCAGAAAGGGGCCGACCTAATGTGCAGTCCACACACTTGACCTGCCGCTAGAAGCTGGAGGTTCGTTATGCTGGGCAAGGGAGCCGTCGGAAGCAGGCTGAAGAATCTGTTGTTCGTATTGATTCCAGTGAAGTCTCACGGAGAGAATATAGAATTTCCAACGAGATACTCCGCAACAGATGGCGAGGAACTACCGTCAAAGGAGGCTCATGGAACCCCTTTTTTGGCGGTCACCTTATCGACCTGGAGTCTGAGCGGCCCAACGAAGAAGATCGAAGCCACGGTCAACAGTACACAATATTTGACTCTTGTTCCGGTGCCGGCGGAGTATCGCGAGGAGCCCTCATGGCTGGTTTCAAAGTCCGATATGCGTTGGATAAAGCACCAGAGGTTTGGGATACCTACCAAGCAAATTTCCCTGAAACCGAACTATTCAAGATGTCCCTTGACCAGTTTCTATCCAGCGCGCAGACGAGCCATTTGCGAGTTGATGTTCTGCACTTTTCTCCGCCCTGTCAATTCTTTTCGCCAGCACACACGCACGCATCAGAACATGATGATGCAAATATTTTTGCGTTATATGGCTGCAATCAACTACTCAAGAAGTTGCGTCCCCGTATCGTCACTGTGGAACAAACATTCGGGCTTACGCATGACCGGCACGAGGAGTACTTCAATGGCTTCCTCGGGGACTTCACACAGCATGGCTACTCCATACGCTGGAGAGTCATAAAGCTCTGTACGTGGGGAGCTGCTCAAGACCGGAGACGCCTAATCATCATTGCCGCTGCACC
Proteins encoded in this window:
- a CDS encoding related to SEN1 protein: MDLHEQLSQWYEKIQRFDEECHLLCPRINDEDNENYKLVDDPDSSITQEEKNSRVKAGKERLEVTYWNCLIFGFDKSSQGKWGEQLSERLNGCLKHCADCVYNWHMQRRELLQQFQERWNEEVVVDIRSMLEQRDVERIDLSLRWAKGFIEKIISEGSTFKKSQLGEHLPEVHISIYEALCCMPYMEHADRRMTFQYVFQRLQGKSGLKLGTKEPLPGMTYFIFDLKNQDRRKWATDNYRNLDSNSMTLEQFDWAVSSGLTRAIEDISKREASAVDSWPEMAQFWEGFNEILRTLTADVIMQRLRNLELSGTISHIYDLLFRHIQYCPAESVLVMTITILTNFLKKAPRAFWDVIGDARPNVIADLIFASPGYKNLLRQSLEDCWTGYDGSISRGPFPTSWIDPWLQSVGRDRRYNACEILMHTLFESLAKDEAIGEPGRAACIRAGFDALQLTISTFVDPETKIGAGTTHLYACCAFNLVMKYKGIILRNLRAPGDEREGWVTFQVAHAAKKAMQAAMKLDMKVFAEEYIACLEGSQLQSAVTRDSKAFWQGIIEMFDLSTEQVDLARDIVLSLEPLIGVEQIRALKSDDKLSDSSKNFNKSLAATVDILGNLLGRMSEIDAATDLNTFFDDRLAFQGTITLSTHGEAGLAEAAAELLKSWTGEYSQSGAFEQMSQLHPEQTLSSIVWALERVLKPPYPWGPIRPMLNMSRDILRGLTDPMSGVLRVKTLEPMSAAKVLRWWSEQWRFVSTACRNIEGWSRYIQNAVMTEFCREIMELAEALVAEDGLITSAISKALNKSEKDTMSQILIPAKQHFGGMENMIRLKDKWLVDVTVRVLCKILTRLRENNHEINPASRKLITDACLPTNVPGKFVRSTNMTDQQRAELLQALGQTDDEIQIYQLGIAQTPLAQRPKDGIKKQSKLDAWSKSGTSSSSTTTAASSRSNRDDVLDLSRSIDSPILRQLEAKKVKDQAKAKTKAQAMIKPRTQIVPDRKDIAALKEARQKAKLEKEKRDAAVIANAKALRGETVPGEGSGLLSLGLIGKDHGRSEIMVNSSEEESDEEEDVSDADNELAALSTGGQTALEEANKRRMAKALQDKMRRPVKKVRQQRSVKDRRARVIPPMDRLHNTVLAWDIFHGGNDPPNGPAASEVATKYSEPRTYQDTFFPLLASEAWRSFVTAKEELTSQPFGMKIASRASVDSYLEATFTMPVVQSRERGVSEGDILLVSESEQPLIDQTARHCLARVHRITYKKELIEITYRVASRNNPMTQVLTPNVSVFGVKITNMTTIEREFAALESLPYYDLMDEILNAEPSPILQYGDEKISNCMNNYALNRGQAMAVLGAHDNDGFTLIQGPPGTGKTKTIVAMVGTLLSEQLSQPGNQGIPMGVPLRPNGAPGAPKQSRSKKLLVCAPSNAAVDELVLRLKAGVKTISGKTKNINVLRLGRSDAINAAVRDVTLDELVKARMEGDQTKDKAKADRDQLHENAGKVKEELGKLRPQLEAAKLMDDRTLYNKLSREFDELKRRQMSYGKQIDADKSSGNSVAREMEMRRRQVQQEILNSAQVLCATLSGSGHEMFRNLEDVEFETVIIDEAAQCVELSALIPLKYGCYKCILVGDPKQLPPTVLSQSAAKFGYDQSLFVRMQQNHPQSVHLLDMQYRMHPEISLFPSREFYEGQLADGQNMHELRQQPWHKSALLGPYRFFDVQGVQERGHKGQSLVNTKELDVAMQMYDRFSNEYRECDLTGKIGIITPYKAQLYELRNRFRSRYGENITSIIEFNTTDAFQGRECEIIIFSCVRASSTGGIGFMTDIRRMNVGLTRAKSSLWILGDSRALVQGEFWRKLIEDAQARDRYTNGDVLSMFRKPLEKAKPGAYLPPPPQARDRDVPMRDASLGTSSLSSSRPNSPKVEGAQRPTAPTTHIPGIAGGESAGVLPRSAGPPVIHTSSSKPPGEPRKRPHDGPDSNQPAPKRTASDNARGGGLMGKFGNKSHRPPKAPTDPSAMSVMGLAPPERPPAAAPTGPSLSSRPQAPTGPRIPTGPSNPGPQYSNNQQRRPPHPPSSRKKGKPSLFVPKKR
- a CDS encoding related to cytosine C5-DNA methyltransferase, which translates into the protein MPIERIDLEAHQETDDVIFLSEEYRGTFGRRRRLSSCTIGDEDTSSHSNTPTRLLEQDELELKAIRLLNTTIQADSFLEVRPFFSGKYLVEFILVKILVRCRSTDVIKIRGTPFLRNRSALAKLPKKPNEVCMLICRDDDTNNEEVSDISTSQVVQMHTLLITNTKYPNFNRSVFNPQYPAERGRPNKLEVRYAGQGSRRKQAEESVVRIDSSEVSRREYRISNEILRNRWRGTTVKGGSWNPFFGGHLIDLESERPNEEDRSHGQQYTIFDSCSGAGGVSRGALMAGFKVRYALDKAPEVWDTYQANFPETELFKMSLDQFLSSAQTSHLRVDVLHFSPPCQFFSPAHTHASEHDDANIFALYGCNQLLKKLRPRIVTVEQTFGLTHDRHEEYFNGFLGDFTQHGYSIRWRVIKLCTWGAAQDRRRLIIIAAAPGERLPTFPQATHNQEGGNGLLPYNSIGKALRGIRAGDDLHDLDNVHYFDPPRAPYDPERLAGTITTGGSDFYHPDGSRKLTLREYASLQGFPKSHQFLGTKTSIKRQIGNAFPPNTVRVLYKHLEQWLLNEDHMKPFTNNQETILIEDDSDTTANLTDDSENRSRHSPDMMDGNIVETFDIQQHRRGRDRWAVEDMVIDLT